The window TTTCTGTAAGGAATGAGCTTCAAATTTGCCCTTAATGTTAGGGAAATGTAGATATATTTCTAACGTAATAAATGGTTAAAGACTTCCCTCAAGGCAAAAAAGAGCAAATATTTGGCTTAATTTTTCTTCGCCTCTCCATTTTGGCCTCCAaggcaaaaaagaaaaagatgcaCGACCCTTTATCTACAGGGGTGCAATTAGCACCCCACAGATGAGATGGAGGAGTGGGCAGGGGTGAAATCATTCCTATTAAGGGGCGGTTCTCGAATGTCCAAGGGTGTTCTGACACACTTGTTTTCTGACTCAAGTAAGAGTCTCGTTTTATTCATTTTGTTACTTGATCTAAAATTGCTCCATGTTATTTGGATCCAAAATTACTCCATATTGAAAACATTAAGGACAAAATTTTACCACTTATGTTATATGCTATTCCTTAAAATGATAGGGGAAAATTTAGAACTTATCCGTGAATGTAATTATCTATTTTGTGCTTCGTCCTTTGTGGGTTGTTTTTCAAATGGAATTCTCTATTTTTAAAAGGCCTAATAATCTACAAGGCTTATCATGTAGAGGTATATTGACCATCATTATCTAGTACTATAAAGTTATTAGTTGATTTGTTTAAAATGTTGTCAGCTTCTTCGGATACAACAGCAAGGCTTTGGTCGGTGTCAACGGGCAAAGACATAAGAGTGTATCAAGGGCATCATAAAGCAACTGTTTGTTGTGCTCTCCATGATGGAGCAGAGCCCTCTCCTTCTTGATTTGTTATCTGAATATTCTCGTGTTGGCTTATAAACGTTTGGCTGTATATTAGAAGATTGTATGATAAAGAAGCAAAGCTATATTTTGTCTGTTGTTGAAGTAGGAGACTGCGATGCATCCAGTGATAATTGCTTAATCTCTCTAGTCTCCAGTCGAAACTTTACCATGGAGCGATGCTGTCTGGAAGTGTTATTAaattctattatatatataaaaattgccTCAGATTTTAATGggataaaattcaaatttgcCCTTATTTTTTGGGAAATGCAGATTTATCCATAACGTTTAGAAACGGTTATCATTACTTAACAAGGAATTCAAACaaactgatttattattatttgatttgttATTTAGATGTTATATTAGACATTATGTTAATTATgtgtaaaatatttaatgttattAACACAATTACTAAGAGTAGCAATGGGGCGGAGATTTCTTGGAAACCGTGGAGATCCGAACCGATGGAGGCATGGAATCACAAATTATTTAGGGCCGTTGGAGCTGGGGCTATTTTTAGCTCCAATAACTAAATTTGGGTGGGTGTGAGGTTACTATCTTCGAACTGTAGGGATCTCCGCCCCGCACCCAAAAAGAACCGCAGTGGGGATCTGTCTCAGTGGAGTCCttgaaactatatatatattagaaattatacatattttatgtaaatattACAAAACCTACTAGTTTACTTAACATAAGCCTGAAGCCTGAGTGTTgcaatttatttctttttcctgACTAGGGCTTGAAATATGAATATTTCTTTTGAATATACTATTGCactctattgagaataaaatgagagaaaatcgactaaggtggtttggccatgtgagacgtagagcgcttgatgcgccggttaggagaatcgaagagtggcaaagggatgtagtggtgaggggtaggggaagacctaagcaaacttggaggagggtgatagagagtgatatgagtttactgggaattgaggaaaatatggtagtggataggacggagtggagggagcgaatttgtgtcgctgacacgacttgatttcacagttttatatgatggttcatgttagccgaccctgaatcatttcgggactaaggctttgttgttgttgttgttatactATTGCACTCTATTGTGCATGATGTAagtatttaatatatttatgcGTGCATTATCTATATTTTCTGACTATTTATAATTCAGCTTTGtcattatattatttaattttttatcatattatttgaatataatatcaatttattcATACGTCTCAAGCATATATATtgcatatatattatatatgtatGTTCTATTTATGTTTAATCAAATTCACATAGATTCTAACCTGACGAGTTTCTACCAGTTTAAAGATATATTTTACATGCATTTGCACATTTTAAAATCATTGTTAGAAAGGATTATGTCGTATGCTAAACCCGCCCCATTAACAACCCTATCTTCTCTGTTCATGTGACCTAATCCTGCTGGTTGCGATGACGGCTTCATCGTCTTAATGGCAGACATCTCCCTCGTCAACCTCTCTCAGCCTCATCGTTAACATCCTCGTTATGAGCAAGAACCCCTTGAATTACATTGACGTCTTCAAGACCGTGTAGGGGGGAAATTCGTTTCCTTTCTTTGACGAGCATCCATTGTAGGAAGATAGATGACAATACCAACCTGGCACAAGATCAAAGTAGAGCGAAGGGCAAATATAGCATTCTCAATGAGTTGAGGCATCCCAAAACATGAACACAATGTGTGTATATATACGCATAAGCAACTTTAGTTTATCTTGCATCTTTAATTTATATCctttactgctttatttgaaatTCATTACCTAAAACATAATGTATATTTCAAATTTAACTAGTGCCAAAGAGGGGATGAAATCAATCTGACCATTACCCAAAAGTTGAACAATAAGATGAAACAAGTTCCTAAGCAACAATAATCTGAAGAGGGGAGAGGATACACAGGCTAGCTTACCTTTATTGTCTgttaacatatataatatattttccaAGACTCCCAATTCCAAGAGGAATCCCTTGTTTTGCCGCATCTTACTTTTCTTCCGCTTCCATAATTCAAACTTCGCGGCGTAACTTCAAATGACACACAGATCACATGGTTGTATTATACAGttgaatttaaaaactaaaaagaaacTAAGAGATGTAACAGACAAACCTGAAATCAATTGTAGAGAATTTGAACAAGAAATAAAACAGATAACAGCTGCGATTAGTGAACAATAACGGATTGTCACCGTCGACAATTTGTGTTTCTTTCAAAGAAACAATGGCTTAATATTTAGCATTGCTTAGAAATTAACCATACTTTAACAAGTTAAAGGGGATTTATTATACAAGTTAAAGAGAGAAATAAGATAATCTAGACACCCATGATATATTCATGACAATTTTAAGGGAGGAGCATGTACTTTGAATGAGAGAGTGGGAAGATCATTCCAATTTTAAGACCATTTTCCATCAAAATCCTTATTTCTAAATTAGGGTCACCTGCTTTAATTTAATGGGATTAAGTTGTTTTGGATAAACTAGAATACACAATATTGTGGCTAGGCTTTTTAAAAATCACCAAAACTACTTTTCTACCCctaaacatttttttatatgaaaaggAGAGGAGAGTAGTTACATATATATCTATAGAGATATGGTTGGATAAAGGTTGAACTTATGAGAGAAAGACAGATCcgacacataaataaataactttaTTATCAtcttgatttatttaaaatgtcaGATATTTTTGTTTAGTAACATTTATCCTTTGAGTATTCAAAATATTGATATTTACTCTTTGATCTATTATTGCTAACTTTTGTGTCATTTTCAAGGTAAATAAATAACTGCTATGTTGGGAGCCAATTTTACAAGGGATTAGGAGATTCGGACATTCTATTTTAGACGAAGTCTCGACGTCACATGAGTGGGGATTTAGCTTAGGCCATACCCGTCCCATGACACAGGGCCCTCTACATCTTGATTTGGTACTATGTTTCTTCTACAAAAATTGTCATTTTAATATTGTCATAAAGGATACTCGTACTGTGTATTATATACTGCAATTACATTCTATTTTGTGTATTTTTGGCTAATGCTGCAATGACATCATCAACAAGCTGCTCTAAAAGCTTGTATATAGCACCAATACCAACAAGGGTCCTTTGTAGCAACTGTTATGCTCTGGCAATGGCAACAAGGGAGTCATCGCATATGATGCCTGTGCAAAAAAGCATTCTGAGATTTTATGCAACCTGAGCATTAATAAGACATGAGATGAGATGAGATGAGATGAAACCATCCAAACCTCAGAGTTTGTTTAGTTCCACGTCGAACTTTGCAGCGAATGGTTGGGAGGCCAAGCCTTTGGTGAGCTTCATACCTATGGCAACCTGAGAATCCTTTTTTTCGTATCAAATTAAGCTATCAGCTTCCCAATATTAACAAAACATGATCAAAaactatgttttttttataaaataaaataccaTAGTACACTCCATCAACCTCAAGCACATCAATCTGCAACAAAAGTTTTACAAACGTTAGCTTATAAAATGGCAACTACCTTGGACATTATGCCACATTCTCATTATTTTATTGGCTTACTAAACCAGGGTATCAAGGTCTCTATTTGACCAAATAATCCGATTCACATCTAAACTTTGGATATATATCTTTAGCTCCAAATTTTACTTGACATAATTAATTTTCTAATAAGACACTTCAAACAAACTCGGGataataataacatttttaAAGTTCAGGGACTTATGTATTAAGTCTATTTCATGGAAACTGTGGAAAATGGAAGCTGATGCAACTTGAACTATATTTtggagtaaattacactcatggttTCTCAACTCTTCCTTTACTCTCACAACTTTAAAACTGGACATTATATCATCTGAACTTTCAACTTTGAACTTTGCTAACTTAATGGTCTTTTCTActgttaatcaaattaaatggcctctcaaaataaaaaatttcaagaattaaaattgtttagaactgCATTTCCATGGAACCATTGTTTGTGATTTTCCAAATTACAATTATAGacctttttctctctaaacaacACTGACCTCGAAAccaaaaaagttaaaaaagttaaatattaaagatgtttaaaatatcattttcatcAAGAATACAATGGAGTGAACATCTTgatcaatattaaaaatgatcattatgttaataaaatataaaattcaagcATCATGATATTCACTTTTGAAGTTCAAAGACATAAATAAGGTAATAGTAAAATTGAGTGACCATGGGTGTAACTTACCCATATAATTTGAGGGTAATATTAAGGACGCAATGAACAAGTACTTGGCATACTTAACTAAAAATTATCTTTTACACCCAGAAATTTTTGTTTAATTCGATAAGGGATATTCTTTTATCATCAATTTAAGGATTCATGGTCTGTTAATAAGTCAGTCAATTTTAACTAGTCCAATAAACTAATTAATTCTAAATCAGTTAAGTTGATGAATATCCCCCAAATTAAGATAGTTTGTTGGTGATGACGCCAAAGAGAAATAAAGGGAATAGAAACATACAGGGACTTGAAGGCCAATAAGTTGAATGCTATCCATAAGGTCTCTAACTTTGAGAGGATCGTTAGATCTGGTTCGCATAAGTGGTCTTCTAATCTTTTCCAACGGAAGTTCTAAAATCAACGGGCCTGCTCCTCCTCCAGGAATAGGAACAGCTCctgtttttttatatacaaaatCATCAAATTACTTGATTTCCCTATAAGTAAGTGACTGGGAAGAAAGATTACCGTTGGATGAAGCCGAGATACAGAAGCTCTTAAGGTTGGTGTTGCTTACCGGCACTCTCAGAATGAAGTTCGCCATTTTTCCTTCTTTCTCCGGATAACAATTCCAACCTGATTTCCCCTttctttcttcctcttctttttttCCCTATTCGCCTAAAAAATGCTTTCATTTTACATATTTGGAAcatttcttctttttctattttttttttaaatgagacCTGATTTTCCATTTATCGTATTAAATTCTTAtcatttataattaattatacttattcaattttaattaatgaaataattGACTGTTAAtatcaaatttggttagaataatttttttaactatCTAATGTAACTCtagaaaaattatataaaaaattaactttcGAGTATTGATTTGGTTCCTGAATCAAGTAGTTAAGGTCCTAGATTGTTTTGCTTTTGGGTATTGAAGTGATGACGTGTTGAGCAAATTTATTGGTTATATGGTTAAAGTTTCAGATTGATTCGGATGACAATTGCTCACCAATAGGCAGCCACATCTTTTAAGTGTCGTGAGGAAGAGACGACacatgttggtcccgtgtgattagttccaaggggggggttaggaactaatataactttttcgttaattaatcttgctgacttgataattttggtgagtttattaactcagctttggtcagcttgaccgatcttaatgtaagacagctttagtcagatgctgactaagactgtttcacttgagagttgggaattgacacttttgtggtcagcttccaactcagcactctaatttactcagtgtcagctttaaacagtttatatgctgagtaaatataacaagcaacacatgcgcacacacatatatatatatatataatcaagagagttagaaattactcagtatcacttatcctggttcggcctctctgcctacgtccagtccccagactcgtccgggcttttagaatccaatactgagctctttaagggtagagcacaaaccggttacaaggcagttgaatatgcaagagtaccttcctctattcgtctactcaactcctactaagtgctacaacccagcacctagatttctctaccactgagtatttacaaccaaacactcagcttaacactcttaattcacaattgatacaactTGCTCTTTTTgggataaagaacactttagatgattacaaaacaatcaatctagcatttacacaggaatagaaagttagtgtaagatttctttcttgtttttgagtgctttgaacttgtattttttctctcttgtatattcTGTAATTTGGCAATGATCCAAAaggattgcttgtccttttatatttgaactttgaggatcaaatgacttgaatttgatttgtccgttgaatccaaaacggctcttttgggggacaagcttctggccagcttcagatgtgcaggccaatcatgttttctgatttcttcagatgtctGGCTTGTCTTAttcctacagactttgtcttcttgcggcagtttgttTTATAGtatcgaacagttgacccatgcatcttgaaatTTGGCTTTTGTGTAATTCaaggcttctattattggtgtagacagttgtcgaatttgtcttttagctaacggatcattcatgctgtcctgaagatcactcagcttcacttcgataatcattgtctttgattgtcaccaattctcatactgagttcttttccactcagcttccatggtcagcttcgttctgtaggatctagttctgaagcagacttcttttatgctgagcttcgttccactcagcttttttgatcagcttcattcttaagctgttgttctgaagatgacttatcttctcttgtgctgagttgctcttcactcagcttgtgttgtgttctcatgctgactttgtcctgtcttaatctttatttccttttgcatttatactcaatattgaacaaacggattagtacaattaaatcaaagcacttaaatttaattgtctcttaatcatggattaaacttaaatgattttgtcaaatcaaaatcttgtggaaatgtgtttcaacaaactcccccattttgatgttggcaaaatatttaatttatggaactcagtattgaaattccccatgattgaattatattttattcttctgaaattactctaaaccttctaagatttaattgagtaattaGGGAAGACAtttttatactgacttagttcaatcctAGATtttctaagatctaattcagatgaaccTAGGTCAACTTTCAGAAAAGTTCAATGTTTACTCAGTCTGATACATGAATAGTTTGGGTATCAGAGTTTATGTGCGGATCTATCAGAGTtgatgtgtactgagtatatttttgtatttatttgtttgttcaattttagacaGGTCAGCATATAGTATGATGGTAAGCATTACTTATCAATAAAACAGTATGAATGAAAAGATGCTTAAGTTGATATAAATGATCAGCACAAAATACACAAGTCAATCTTAAAGCTTAAAGCTAAAGGCTAATCTATTTTCTATTGACTTGAGCTATCCCTTTGTCTTTGTCTTTGGCTTTCTTTTGCTGACTACCTGAAGTTTCTCCTGCCGTaggctgagttccatcagcttgtgcTTTCttccccgttttgccaccatcaggcggaggagggatgaaggtatcattgagagcagcacgagttagctTGACCGAATATGCCTTGAGACGTTTCGTGCTTTCAAATAACCCATCAAGCACTGGGACTCCATCATCTAGAACTGTACCAAGGACGCGAAGATGCGCTAATCATGCTGAGCATGTATTCCTGTGACTTAGCTAGCCAAGATATTGCTTCCGCTAGCtgggcataagattgatggtacattctaAGTACAGCCTTATCGTAAATGTCACGCTGAGCGTTTGTGTGACGCACATGTCGAAATAGGCTTTGAGTGGTTTGGAGGATAGTATTGGTTTTGACCACAtcagtttccatctcctctTTACTCAGATTCAGAAGACGGACAACTTCACTAATTTCATCCATCGTACAttgggaagatgaagagagaaggTCACGAGTaccagtcagctcagaagacaacttggtaaaacaatgatctaactcagcagaggtagcgtAGCCCGTGTTGACTATAGGTAAAGCATTGATCTGTCCTTGAAGTGaattcatgtgattcaccatcatcaatatcagctcagtcagcttgacaaaggattcttgcttgggttgctgggtTTGGACTGAGGTCATGacacttactaaatctttgagattcttgatctcattgagaagctgagtgacagacgaaaactCTTGTGATTCAGCATTTGCGGACCTAGCAGCATCGACATGAGAAATGTTTaaatcctggagaagatgttgaGTCGAGTCAATGATGCGACGTCCGGACTCAGTTGCATGAAGATAGGCAAATTGTGCCTCAGGATTTAACTCAGTGGCCGAAATTCTAGTAGCACCTGattgaggaggtgtttggtgctatccttgagtagaagtgccagtatgggtagtgttgaaacacctttccacaagattttgatttgacaaaatcatccatgat is drawn from Euphorbia lathyris chromosome 9, ddEupLath1.1, whole genome shotgun sequence and contains these coding sequences:
- the LOC136205197 gene encoding sulfiredoxin, chloroplastic/mitochondrial isoform X1; its protein translation is MFQICKMKAFFRRIGKKRRGRKKGEIRLELLSGERRKNGELHSESAGAVPIPGGGAGPLILELPLEKIRRPLMRTRSNDPLKVRDLMDSIQLIGLQVPIDVLEVDGVYYGFSGCHRYEAHQRLGLPTIRCKVRRGTKQTLRHHMR
- the LOC136205197 gene encoding sulfiredoxin, chloroplastic/mitochondrial isoform X2, with the translated sequence MANFILRVPVSNTNLKSFCISASSNGAVPIPGGGAGPLILELPLEKIRRPLMRTRSNDPLKVRDLMDSIQLIGLQVPIDVLEVDGVYYGFSGCHRYEAHQRLGLPTIRCKVRRGTKQTLRHHMR